In Thermococcus sp. MV5, the genomic window AAATACAAATGGAGGAGAACATGATGGAAAATAAATCACTCCCAATACATACCCGCCTCCCTACTGGAGTAAAGGGGCTTGACAGTCTCATCGGTGGAGGGCTTATCCCCGGCAGAGTCTACGTTGTTACTGGTCCCCCGGGTAGTGGTAAAACCACTCTAGGGATTCAGTTTCTAGTTGAAGGAGCTAAGAATGGGGAAAAGGGAATTTATATTTCTCTAGTTGATGATCCCAAGACTATAATCCAAGACATGCTCTATTATAGGTTCAACCTTCTATCCCACATCCGAAGCAAAAGGATTGTTATATATGACTTAGGAGCAGTTTTAACTCAAGGAAGCAAAAAACCAACATGGGCAGAGATTTTAGAGGAAATAAAAAGTATCATATTGCACGAAAATGCAAAAAGAGTTGTTATAGATTCCTTCACTCCATTAGAATTCATGGTACAAGATCCTGAAAATAAAAGAAAAGAGGTTGTTAGATTAATAAAACTGCTTTCTACCATGGAAATAACGGCAATTATAATAACAGAGATGATGGAGTCTGAAAAATATACGGATGACTACTACGTGGCCAGTGGGGTGATAATGATGCATCACTTTATGCGACAATACAACATGATAAGAGCACTTCAAATACTAAAAATGAGAGGAACCTCACATGACAGTAATTTAAAGAAAATAAAAATCACAGAGAATGGCATAGAGGTATATAACGAAGCACCTTGGTGACTAAAATGAGTGAAGAGACAACCAAAAAGCGAGAACTTATAAAAGAGGCTTATAGGTTTGGATATTTTGTTGGATATAGGGGACATACAGAATGGATCTCCTGGGTCTCCAAGAAAAAAGGAGAGATCTATGAAAAGGCAAAGCTCTTTGGCATATATAATGAAGTAAGAACAGCGTATGAAAAGGGCATAGAAGACGGAAAGGCCAGAAGATTAAAAGAAGTAGAACTCGGACTCAGCAAATTAGAGTCTGAGATCATTCCTGAGAGTACAAAAAAGGTCACTAAAACCCAAGAAAAAGAGGAAATTGAAGAAGATTACCAAACATTTGCAAAAACACCAAAAATAATGGAACCCCCCGAGATACTAAAACTCATAAAGTCAATAGAAGCTCCAAAAATGCTCTCCCTACCCAAGATGCTCGATGGAGAAGAGTGATTCCTTTGTCGCTCCAAAAAACATACTATCAAATTGAATCTATCTTTTACAGAATTATTTCTCTAGAGCTAAGAAAAGGATCCGAACAGTAAACTTTATTGCTTTTTCTAACTCATTTTGTCTGGTGTTGTGAATGAGGGAGTTTTTGAAAGAAAGCGATGTTTTTGACGTGGAAAATGTGATAAATTACATTGGAGAAATCAGCAAATTCCACAGAATACAGGGCGCTAAAGAGCTCGTTGAAGCTGCAAGGTATATTTTAGAAGAACTTAGAATAAATGGCCTTAAAGCTGAACTTTTAGAAGACGTTTACGATGGAAAGAAATGGCACCTAACCTTAGCCTCACCAATCCCATGGGATCTTATTTATGGAGAGATAGAGATTGAAAATAATAGAATAACCACCTCAAAAACTCCGCTAATCGTTATGGCACATTCCCCACCCGGTGAAGCTGAAGCCGAAGTTATAACAATTGAGAAAGAAGAAGACTGGAAAGAGGCAAAAGGGAAAGTAGTTCTTATTGGGGAAAAGTGGCACCAAAATTATAAAAAAGCTAACGAAAATGGTGCCATAGGATTCATAGCATACAAAAAAGGGACCGGAAAAGCATTCCCATATATAGGGCTGTTTTTGAGCAAGAATGATTTAGAGTGGGCAAAAATCCCGGCAGTTACTCTCAGTGAAAAAATTGCAAACAAGATTATTCAAAAACTCAAAAAAGGAGAAAAAATAAAAGTGAAACTCAAAGTTGAGAGTGTCATCTCAGAGAAACAAACCTTGCCCCTTGTATATGCCAAAATAGGAAGTCCTCCCTACATTCTCTTTACGGCACACATGTGCCACCCCAAACCCGGAGCAAATGATAATGCAAGTGGCGCGGCCATGTTAATAGAGCTAGCCAGAGTTCTCAAAGAGTTTTACAACAACTCCTTCAGGTTTGGATTTGCATTTCTCTGGATCCCAGAGCACTATGGTACCCAAGCTTTTATAGAAAATTGGGCCCATCTTGAAGAGTATTATGCAGTGATA contains:
- a CDS encoding ATPase domain-containing protein, producing MENKSLPIHTRLPTGVKGLDSLIGGGLIPGRVYVVTGPPGSGKTTLGIQFLVEGAKNGEKGIYISLVDDPKTIIQDMLYYRFNLLSHIRSKRIVIYDLGAVLTQGSKKPTWAEILEEIKSIILHENAKRVVIDSFTPLEFMVQDPENKRKEVVRLIKLLSTMEITAIIITEMMESEKYTDDYYVASGVIMMHHFMRQYNMIRALQILKMRGTSHDSNLKKIKITENGIEVYNEAPW
- a CDS encoding DUF4910 domain-containing protein, whose protein sequence is MREFLKESDVFDVENVINYIGEISKFHRIQGAKELVEAARYILEELRINGLKAELLEDVYDGKKWHLTLASPIPWDLIYGEIEIENNRITTSKTPLIVMAHSPPGEAEAEVITIEKEEDWKEAKGKVVLIGEKWHQNYKKANENGAIGFIAYKKGTGKAFPYIGLFLSKNDLEWAKIPAVTLSEKIANKIIQKLKKGEKIKVKLKVESVISEKQTLPLVYAKIGSPPYILFTAHMCHPKPGANDNASGAAMLIELARVLKEFYNNSFRFGFAFLWIPEHYGTQAFIENWAHLEEYYAVINLDMVGGSEDRSGSTIMVIKTPLSRFSIISGLLEYFINLANFGGESFGGSPLPKMKVKSYSYEMGSDHDVFNFFGIPSVMPITWPDKFYHSSEDTIEKISKESLEIIGKAVLATSLALSKGETKQLKRFARAYTMKYLGELNMEKDLEVAEKLVMNGLNRDSDFLGINLGHELKSNPWLKWQRKGLISPRSIRQFDERKGMELAKIFEDRKIGILLHELLMLGEMLSEEETYNALKEEFGEIDREKLEKALEILKSLDIVSF